The following DNA comes from Brienomyrus brachyistius isolate T26 chromosome 16, BBRACH_0.4, whole genome shotgun sequence.
TGGGTTGAAAAACCCTGTTTTACTGCATCCAGATATCCAGATAGGGTACATCAAAGGCTGGACACTCTGCAGAAGTGTGTCCATTGTTGGCTTATACTGGTTCTTATACACTTTTCGTTCTTATCTAAATATCCATcacgggggggagggtggggtccCATGCATGATCTTTCCAGGACCATATGCTACCATTATGTTTCTCCTTACGGGGTTCAGGTCTTCCGCTCCCCTATGTGTCTCCAACATTTTTTCCTATGACAGGTTCTGTCATAGATGAGAGGGGCCGGGGAGGAGAGACACAAAGTAAGGGACTGGCATTGAAGAAAGGTTCACAGTTGACATCTGTCTggctccctctgctggtggCTCCCTTAACACACTGGGTAATGACAGAGCGGGCACCTACCCTGGGCTCACTGCTGAGCATGTTGTACCAGAGGATGGAGGCCCAGCCCATTGGCAGCTGGCTCACGTTGGAGATCACCACCAGTTACTTGCCCTCCCTTATATGGTAGGGCTGCCAGTCATCTATTTTGTTGGTTGATCTTTCTGGAAAATATAACTGAGGCAATACAGTCCCCTTACAACGTTCTTCATATAGTTATGGCAAGAGACCCCGAACCATCCCCGGACACCGCAGTGGGAAAGCAAAACTGTTCAATAACTAACAGTAGCAAGTTTTGGCAGTTTCAGCTGCCCATGTGGTGCTCAACCACAGAACTGATTATATTCTTGGTCTTCAATATAGTGATAAGTTGCAGAAATAACCAAGGTGGGTCGTCATACAACAAGAGCTAAAATAAGTTATAGATACAGAACCTTCAAGGCTAACATATGGTGCTGATACCTAATTGTTTTGGTTACATCGTGGAGCAGTAATCATTCTACATTCTTCAAGGTTTACAAGGTCATACTTTCTGTGGGTTACATTAGCGACTTCTGCTTCCATCTTCTTAGGGTGTTTTCACATATAGTCCTCTTAAAAGGAACCAAACTCAGACCTCTAGAAGTGGTCTCAAAAGTGGACCAACAAAAAGGGAACTCACTTCTGTTTGTGTTCACAATGCGAGTTCATAGGGGACTCGGTTCTCTTTCTGGTTTTTCTTCAGCTCAGATGGGGTCTCAATCATTTTTCTGTTCATACTTATAATTTTTGCTTGTTTCCCGAAACTGTACCACATGATCTGCCTACGGCAAAGCTAAAGGGTAAAAATTGTTGAAGCAAGCCAGGACCGCTTCGTATTCATAATGCGCAAGTTAAGCGAACCATGACACGGACCAAAAGCGAACCGGACTGAGACTACCTCCCGATGTGGTCTCAGTTTGATTCGTTTCAAACAGGTCTGAGTTTGTTTGACGTGTTCACATATACGCAAAAAAATGCTGACTAATCGACAAGTGTGAAAACACCCTTAATATCCTAAAGATTACATTCTCTACGTGTTATTCAGTGCTACATACTATTCCATAGTACCCCgtcaatttttaattatttttgcacagctgttaaatattagtaaatgactaattaCACTTGTCTATTACTTCTTGGTATGGTATTAACTAAGAACGGCACAAAGAGGCATTTGATAGAGATTTCAGTGTAAACATTTTTACAGTGTTTATCGCAGTTAATCAGTTCCAGATTCTACCGCGAAAAACGAATTTCTGCGAAGTAAGATTATTTATAAATCGAATATTTTTGTAGTTAGGGCGTAGAAAACATGTTTACGACCGTCTAAATCCAGTTTTTAACATTATTAGACATGAAATAACACTCTTTAGTTACCATTACTGTTATGATTGCTGGACACGGAAGCAGGAACGGGGAGACGAGGAATCAGGGTcgaagggtttatttggaatcactccaaatgcaggacacaGGAACATGTAACATCAGACTCTGACGTGACTTACATACACTGGAcgaatcaaactgacagaaaacaactGGTAACCATCGGGGTTACACAcgtggttaataagggggcgtggttaataagggggcgtggcacacaagaggatccTACAGGCCGGTCATGACAATTACACTCGTATCACCCAATATATTAGACAAAATGAGACATATTAAGACATATTAGACGTTACAAGCAttatattattccatccatccattttccaaaccaattATCATTCTGGTTCGCGGggaatccggagcctatcccggaagctatggacacaaggaagggaacaacccaggacggggggccagcccattgtagatatcatattattattgttgtacaTTTAATTACGAAGAGCAAAGATGCTTCCAATGCCTAGCGATATATCACTTTCACTGTCTCCatcaactttttaatgaatACACAAAAAAATGCGATAGAGTGAAGCCACGAAAGTCAAAGCGAGAAGTGGCGAGGGACGGCTGTACTGAGGAGGCGTATTTTCAGTGCCAaactctttatttgaaaaaggCTGAGAGGATTAATTCCCAGTAAAGATTACAGAATCTTCCCAGTTTTCAACATTCAAAAGGGCTGCAGGGCGGGTTACACATCCAGGGGAATGCATTGCTTAGGGCTGGAACAGCACAAAGCCTGCAACAACAAGACCCACAAGCGATCAGGAAACTGAAACCAGGTCTGACAATGATCACAAAGCAAAAGCAACAGTAGACGGGGCGGACACTCACTGTGGAGATCGAGACTACTGTAAGTGAAGAGCCATATATGGAGAGGCTGCAGAGCcaaaatgaaacacaaaagaGGTGTATTATTTCAACAAAAACAGCACTGACAGATCCTTAAAAACTTTCTGGTTTCTTAATGATTCAACTTCTTTCATCATATTTTGTGGCCTACTGGTATGGTTTGCTTGCTCAACTGGACAAAAGTGATAACATGAAGGAACCAAAGGTACAGCTGGGTTTTTGACCTGGGTCTTTGTAAGAACCTCACCTTGCAGAACTTGGTCCAGGGAATGAGACCTTCGGGGTTCCCAGCTGCCTCCCAACCTGAGATTTAAGGCAAGGCAACCCAATCAGTGAACAGAAGGGCAGTGATGTCATCAGTGCGGACttttaatgaaaaatacaatattgtgcgaatccatccattttccagacaCTGTAGGAAAGACTACAATTCCCAGACTCACCCAGGAGTTTGTCACCCAGCATGCTCAGCTGCTCGGAGTGGAGCCCACGTTTGGTAACCGAGGAGAACTGCCAGCTGAGCACTTCGGAGAGCTGGCTCCAGCAGGCCTGGGGCGGACTCAGGAAGAATGACAGGTTCTGTCATAGACGAGAGGGGCCGGGTGGGGAGGAGAGACACAAAGTAAGGGAGCGGCATTGAAGAAAGGTTCACAGTTGACATTTCTCTggctccctctgctggtggCTCCCTTAACACACTGGGTAATGACAGAGCGGGCACCTACCCTGGGCTCACTGCTGAGCATGTTGTACCAGAGGATGGAGGCCCAGCCCATTGGCAGCTGGCTCACGTTGGAGATCACCACAATGGGTAGGGAGCTGATCTGTGCTCGGGGACATGGAGAAGAGCaggtcagcagggggcagtaggggTCCGCTGGCTGTCACAGCGCCCGTCTCAGCGGGACGTCACCATCTGCCCGAGCGACTCTCACCTCCAGGTCGATGACAAATCCAGGCTGACAGAGCTGCGTCTCAAAGCTGATGGAGTGCAGCTCCTCGGTGACGATAAGCGGGCCCTAGAACAAGCCCCCAAGGCCCTCAGTCAGCGTCAGAATGCTTAGTCCCTGTTCTCCTCGGTTCAGATGCATTTCAGTCATTTTGGTCCACCCCAAATCCAGAGCGTACAACTTAGAGAGCAAGATGAAAGCACAAATGATAAACAGATAAACAGAATGAAAATAGACatagaaataaaaattacaatgtgtaaataagaaacaagatttatgaatgaatgtagAGATAAAAATGAAGGGAGGACCACCAAAAGCAGTGTGTGTTCTTAATGAACACCTCAAATCCACCATAAACCTCCAATGCTAATTTTAAATCAAAACTTGCTCATCTCATTGGTCCTGTTGCCACCAGCTTTCTGTTCTCTGAGTTGCTGTCAAAAGAACAgaataatataaagatttgcaaaaaaataaagccCGCTGTAGATTAGAGATATTCCAACAGACTCAATGTCCCATGAGCCCTGACAACTACACACACAGTACTTACTGAGCAATTCATGTTTAATATAGGAAACTGAAATTCTTACCAAATGACGGAACTCAGCTGTTTTGCCTTTTTCGTCTGACACAAGTGTAATGACTCTTGGAAGTGACAGGTTACTTGAGTAAAACGGTAAAAACAACAATCGGAATTGCATCGGAAAATGGTTCAAAATTTAGTGTCATATGTATTaagtgggcggcatggtggtgcagtggttagcactgttgcctcacacctctgggacccgggttcgagtctccgcctgggtcacatgtgtgtggagtttgcatgttctccccatgtcgtcgtggggtttcctccgggtactccggtttccccccacagtccaaaaacatgctgcggCTAATtcgagttactaaattgcccgtaggtgtgcatgtgtgagtgaatggtgtgtgagtgtgccctgtgatgggctggccccccatcctgggttgttccctgcctcgtgcccgttgcttccgggataggctccggaccccccgcgacccaataggataagcggtttggaaaatggatggatggatggatgtattaagtGCAGGATGTAATAAAATACAAGAAGGACAAACACTTAAATAGAAATAGCAGCATTATGACAAATGACAGCAATACTGATGGGTATGATTTGAATAATGTCAACTGTATAAACAGAGTCTAATGACAGACTCTAAGCAGTGGCAAGTGATTTGTGTAATCTATTGTGCGTTTTATTGAACACGTTCTATGTGATCAAACTTAATTTCAGTATGGAGCCTCTCGTGACGTACTGACCAAAATTATAAGGACGTTATAAAAATGAAAGTGGGATCGAATTAATAAAACGTGGCCACGATTTAATTAAAACGGGGGAAGGAATttgtttgccatttgcacatccCTTCTGCAAAGCACAAAGCCCCTTTAAATCTTGAATTGAGTACATATTGATTACTTGTGTTCGTACCGCTTGCCATTTATTTTTTCTGTTCATGTTTAACACATATAACACCTCCATTGACTTAACATGATCGAGAAGGAACAGTAATAATACTTATGTACGACATCACCAAGTTTAGTTATCTTTTTGAAGAAATATTGGACTTCCTTCACGATAAAGTATGAAGTGTGCCAACCAAAACGAGAAAACGGATAATGACTCGTTTTCCATTTGCAACTTTTGTGCTCAAATCTAACATGGTAAAAAACGCACAACGAACTATAACAATCTGTCACTTCTCAAACCTCTTCGCGTTTGTATTTGTGTTGTGGCTTTTC
Coding sequences within:
- the LOC125710220 gene encoding signal transducer and activator of transcription 1-like, with translation MGWASILWYNMLSSEPRNLSFFLSPPQACWSQLSEVLSWQFSSVTKRGLHSEQLSMLGDKLLGWEAAGNPEGLIPWTKFCKPLHIWLFTYSSLDLHSFVLFQP